In a single window of the Jatrophihabitans sp. genome:
- a CDS encoding SigE family RNA polymerase sigma factor produces MKVISRAAAHFEQFVQDCTDSLLATAYLLTRDRQAAEELVQDTLVALYPQWSKVAQAQSPIAYVRRSLINRYLNQQRRGSASELVTDFTAARAPERRPGPDFAHRIDDRDQLRRVLSTLPARQRAAVVLRYFHDLSDDQVAEAMGCRVGTVRSLISRALSTLRGDAAFTGLDGHSDQQGATR; encoded by the coding sequence ATGAAGGTCATTTCGCGGGCGGCAGCCCACTTCGAGCAGTTCGTGCAGGACTGCACGGACTCTCTGCTGGCCACCGCCTACCTGCTCACCAGGGACCGGCAGGCCGCCGAGGAGTTGGTGCAGGACACCCTGGTGGCGCTGTATCCGCAGTGGTCGAAGGTGGCCCAGGCGCAGTCGCCGATCGCCTACGTCCGCCGGTCGCTCATCAACCGCTACCTCAACCAGCAGCGGCGCGGGTCGGCTTCTGAGCTGGTCACCGACTTCACCGCCGCCCGGGCGCCCGAGCGGCGGCCGGGGCCGGACTTCGCGCACCGGATCGATGACCGCGACCAGTTGCGCCGGGTGCTGAGCACGCTGCCCGCCCGGCAGCGGGCCGCCGTGGTGCTGCGCTACTTCCATGATCTGTCCGACGACCAGGTCGCCGAGGCGATGGGCTGCCGCGTGGGCACGGTGCGCAGCCTGATCAGCCGGGCACTCAGCACGCTGCGCGGCGACGCCGCCTTTACCGGCCTCGACGGCCACTCCGATCAGCAGGGAGCCACCCGATGA
- a CDS encoding single-stranded DNA-binding protein: protein MAGETVITVVGNLTADPELRFTPSGAAVASFTVASTPRNFDKNANEWKDGDALFLRCSIWRQAAENVAESLQRGMRVVVTGRLKQRSFETREGEKRTVIELDVDEVGPSLKYATAKVNRTQRGSSGGGFGADNSGGGSAPADDPWASSGPAASSSGGFSDEPPF from the coding sequence ATGGCAGGCGAGACAGTCATCACCGTCGTGGGCAACCTGACGGCTGATCCCGAGCTGCGGTTCACGCCGTCCGGCGCGGCTGTCGCCTCGTTCACGGTGGCCTCCACGCCGCGCAACTTCGACAAGAACGCCAACGAGTGGAAGGACGGCGACGCGCTGTTCCTGCGCTGCTCGATCTGGCGTCAGGCGGCCGAGAACGTCGCCGAGTCGCTGCAGCGCGGCATGCGGGTGGTGGTGACCGGGCGGCTGAAGCAGCGCTCGTTCGAGACCCGCGAGGGCGAGAAGCGCACCGTCATCGAGCTTGACGTCGATGAGGTCGGCCCGTCGTTGAAGTACGCCACGGCCAAGGTGAACCGCACCCAGCGCGGCTCCTCCGGCGGTGGCTTCGGCGCCGACAACTCCGGCGGCGGCTCGGCTCCGGCCGATGACCCGTGGGCTTCGTCCGGACCGGCTGCCTCGTCCTCCGGCGGCTTCTCCGACGAACCGCCTTTCTAA
- a CDS encoding proline--tRNA ligase, with translation MFGVLVLLRMSTLFLRTLRDDPADAEVPSHRLLVRAGYVRRVAPGIYSWLPLGIAVLANIEKVVREEMASIGSQEVHFPAMIPREIFEASGRWADYGDSLFRLKDRKGGDYLLGPTHEELFTLLVKGEYSSYKDYPLSLYQIQTKYRDEARPRAGVLRGREFIMKDSYSFDLTDEGLQQAYQAHRDAYERIFSRLGFDYRIVFAVSGAMGGSASEEFLAPTPSGEDTFVQCTGCDYAANTEAVEIAGPPAQDGSASDGSVYPASLVLDTPDTPTIATLVDRLNTLDWAEHGLEPQRFSAADTLKNVVLKTRQPGSDRWELLVVGVPGDREVDMKRLAGQLEPVEVEQADEKDLAAAPGLVKGYIGPQLLAELKVRYLVDPLVVSGSAWVTGANEHGKHAAFVVRGRDFDPAGEVGAVEIRDGDRCARCGSPLEIARGIELGHVFQLGRKFAEAFGLTALGPEGKPVTITMGSYGVGITRAVAALAEQTHDEAGLVWPRVVAPADVQVVPTGKDVAAVAEAERIAAELVSLGVRVLLDDRKASPGVKFKDAELLGVPTILVVGRGLDDGVVELRDRKSGQRRDVPVGDAVSAVHAEVSGS, from the coding sequence ATGTTTGGAGTCTTAGTGCTGCTGCGGATGTCCACGCTGTTCCTGCGCACCCTGCGCGATGACCCTGCCGACGCCGAGGTGCCCAGCCACCGGCTGCTGGTCCGCGCCGGTTACGTCCGGCGGGTCGCTCCGGGCATCTACTCCTGGCTGCCGCTGGGCATCGCGGTGCTGGCCAACATCGAGAAGGTCGTCCGCGAGGAGATGGCCTCGATCGGGTCGCAGGAAGTGCACTTTCCGGCGATGATCCCGCGGGAGATCTTCGAGGCCAGCGGGCGCTGGGCCGACTACGGCGACTCGCTGTTCCGGCTCAAGGACCGCAAGGGTGGGGACTACCTGCTCGGCCCGACCCACGAGGAGCTGTTCACGCTGCTGGTCAAGGGCGAGTACTCCTCCTACAAGGACTACCCGCTCTCGCTCTACCAGATCCAGACCAAGTACCGCGACGAGGCACGGCCGCGTGCCGGCGTGCTGCGCGGACGCGAGTTCATCATGAAGGACTCCTACTCCTTCGACCTGACCGACGAGGGGCTGCAGCAGGCCTACCAGGCTCACCGGGACGCCTACGAGCGGATCTTCAGCCGGCTGGGCTTTGACTACCGGATCGTCTTCGCGGTCTCCGGGGCGATGGGCGGCTCGGCCTCGGAGGAGTTCCTGGCCCCGACACCCTCGGGTGAGGACACCTTCGTGCAGTGCACCGGGTGTGACTACGCGGCCAACACCGAGGCGGTCGAGATCGCCGGGCCGCCCGCGCAGGACGGCAGTGCTTCTGACGGCTCCGTCTACCCGGCCAGCCTGGTGCTCGACACCCCGGACACCCCGACCATCGCGACGCTGGTGGACCGGCTGAACACCCTGGACTGGGCTGAGCACGGGCTGGAGCCGCAGCGGTTCAGCGCGGCCGACACCCTGAAGAACGTGGTGCTCAAGACCCGGCAGCCCGGCTCGGACCGCTGGGAGCTGCTGGTGGTGGGCGTGCCCGGCGACCGCGAGGTCGACATGAAGCGGCTGGCCGGCCAGCTGGAGCCGGTCGAGGTCGAGCAGGCCGACGAGAAGGACCTGGCCGCGGCGCCCGGGCTGGTCAAGGGCTACATCGGGCCGCAGCTGCTGGCCGAGCTGAAGGTGCGCTACCTGGTCGACCCGCTGGTGGTGTCGGGAAGCGCCTGGGTCACCGGGGCGAACGAGCACGGCAAGCACGCCGCCTTCGTGGTGCGCGGGCGGGACTTCGACCCGGCAGGCGAAGTGGGCGCGGTCGAGATCCGCGACGGTGACCGGTGCGCCCGCTGCGGCTCGCCGCTGGAGATCGCCCGCGGCATCGAGCTGGGCCACGTCTTCCAGCTCGGGCGCAAGTTCGCCGAGGCGTTCGGGCTGACGGCGCTGGGCCCGGAGGGCAAGCCGGTGACGATCACGATGGGCTCCTACGGGGTCGGCATCACCCGGGCCGTCGCCGCGCTGGCCGAGCAGACCCACGACGAGGCCGGACTGGTGTGGCCGAGGGTGGTGGCGCCGGCCGACGTGCAGGTGGTGCCCACCGGCAAGGACGTCGCCGCCGTGGCCGAGGCCGAGCGGATCGCCGCCGAGCTGGTGTCCCTGGGGGTGCGGGTGCTGCTCGATGACCGCAAGGCCTCGCCCGGTGTGAAGTTCAAGGACGCCGAGCTGCTCGGGGTGCCCACGATCCTGGTGGTCGGCCGAGGGTTGGACGACGGCGTGGTGGAGTTGCGCGACCGCAAGTCCGGCCAGCGGCGCGACGTGCCGGTGGGCGACGCGGTCAGCGCCGTGCACGCCGAGGTGTCGGGCAGCTAG
- the dnaB gene encoding replicative DNA helicase, translated as MTSGPGLRAIAGDPDTSGPKFDRTPPQDIEAEQSVLGGMLLSKDAIADVIEVLRGGDFYRPAHQLVYDAILDLYGRGEPADAVTVAAELTRGGVIARVGGHQYLHTLISGVPTAANAGYYAEIVAERSILRRLVEAGTRIVQMGYGAASGEGMAGTVDDVVDRAQAEIYEVTERRTTEDYVRIEDLLEGTLDEMDRMTSNGGVGTGIRTGFEHLDEITHGLHPGQMIVVAGRPGSGKSTLAMDFARSAAIKQHAATVIFSLEMSKQDIMMRLFSAEARVKLNDIRSGRMTDEDWRKIALRSSELAEAPLFIDDSPNLTMMEIRAKSRRLKQRHDLKLIVIDYMQLMTSGKRVESRQQEVSEFSRAMKLIAKELEVPVVALSQLNRGPEQRTDKKPMLSDLRESGSIEQDADVVLLVHREDMYERESPRAGEADIIIAKHRNGPTGQATVAFQGHLSRFVDMPS; from the coding sequence GTGACTTCAGGTCCAGGGCTGCGTGCGATCGCGGGAGATCCGGACACTTCCGGCCCGAAGTTCGACCGCACCCCACCGCAGGACATCGAGGCTGAGCAGTCGGTGCTGGGCGGCATGCTGCTGTCCAAGGACGCCATCGCCGACGTGATCGAGGTGCTGCGCGGCGGCGACTTCTACCGGCCCGCCCACCAGTTGGTCTACGACGCGATCCTGGATCTGTACGGGCGCGGCGAGCCGGCCGACGCGGTCACCGTGGCCGCCGAGCTGACCCGTGGCGGCGTGATCGCCCGGGTCGGCGGTCATCAGTACCTGCACACCCTGATCTCGGGAGTGCCGACGGCGGCCAACGCCGGCTACTACGCCGAGATCGTGGCTGAGCGCTCGATCCTGCGCAGGCTGGTCGAGGCCGGCACCCGGATCGTCCAGATGGGTTACGGCGCGGCCAGCGGCGAGGGGATGGCCGGCACCGTCGACGACGTGGTCGACCGGGCCCAGGCCGAGATCTACGAGGTCACCGAGCGGCGCACCACCGAGGACTACGTCCGGATCGAGGACCTGCTCGAGGGCACCCTGGACGAGATGGACCGGATGACCTCCAACGGCGGGGTGGGCACCGGCATCCGGACCGGGTTCGAGCACCTGGACGAGATCACCCACGGCCTGCACCCGGGGCAGATGATCGTGGTGGCCGGCCGGCCCGGCTCGGGCAAGTCGACGCTGGCGATGGACTTCGCCCGGTCGGCGGCGATCAAGCAGCACGCCGCGACGGTGATCTTCTCCCTGGAGATGTCGAAGCAGGACATCATGATGCGGCTGTTCTCGGCCGAGGCTCGGGTCAAGCTCAACGACATCCGGTCCGGGCGGATGACCGACGAGGACTGGCGCAAGATCGCGCTGCGGTCCTCCGAGCTGGCCGAGGCGCCGCTGTTCATCGACGACTCGCCGAACCTGACCATGATGGAGATCCGGGCCAAGTCGCGCCGGCTCAAGCAGCGCCACGACCTGAAGCTGATCGTGATCGACTACATGCAGCTGATGACCTCGGGCAAGCGGGTGGAGTCGCGCCAGCAGGAGGTGTCGGAGTTCTCCCGGGCGATGAAGCTGATCGCCAAGGAGCTCGAGGTGCCGGTGGTGGCGCTGTCCCAGCTCAACCGCGGGCCCGAGCAGCGGACCGACAAGAAGCCGATGCTGTCTGACCTGCGCGAGTCCGGCTCGATCGAGCAGGACGCCGACGTGGTGCTGCTGGTGCACCGCGAGGACATGTACGAGCGCGAGTCACCGCGCGCCGGCGAGGCCGACATCATCATCGCCAAGCACCGCAACGGGCCGACCGGGCAGGCGACGGTGGCCTTCCAGGGCCACCTGTCCCGCTTCGTGGATATGCCGTCCTAA
- a CDS encoding glycosyltransferase 87 family protein, producing the protein MIDRRELPPAWEEALPSRQDPTIARASALVGGPLGRYARLDPGWWSPLRVLLALGALTLLLGYAEKLPCADGQWVASKQYTHACYSDVIPLWGAEGLSSGAVPYRDHAVEYPVLTGGFMWATGELTRAWSTLAESGLAPGSNQGLVFGVLTCILLAICGLLTIAATAAAAGPRRQWDAAILALSPLLVFHAFSNWDLLAMAFASAALWAWARDRPVAAGVLIGLGAAAKLYPALLFVPLFLLAYRTRTWRPVLWAAAAAAGAWLAVNLPVALAWTPGWKEFYSFSESRPAEASTFWAMLKHYFPSTFGAPADSGWSPPGLAVALFLLAALAGVGWLALSAPVRPRLAQLAFLTATAFLLTTKVWSPQYSIWLVPLLALARPRWRSALIWQATEIAVWIATLLWLLGGSDPNKALPYEGLTWVLLIRDATLLVLVALIVRDIRRPESDVVRSADEPDPGAGLFAAAPADRLIGARAARP; encoded by the coding sequence GTGATCGACAGGCGGGAGCTCCCGCCCGCGTGGGAGGAGGCCCTGCCGTCAAGGCAGGACCCGACCATCGCCCGGGCCAGCGCGCTGGTCGGCGGCCCGCTGGGACGCTATGCCCGCCTGGACCCGGGCTGGTGGTCGCCGCTGCGGGTGCTGCTGGCGCTGGGGGCGCTCACGCTGCTGCTGGGCTACGCCGAGAAGCTGCCGTGCGCCGACGGCCAGTGGGTGGCCTCTAAGCAGTACACCCACGCCTGCTACTCCGACGTCATCCCGCTCTGGGGGGCCGAGGGGTTGTCCTCGGGAGCGGTGCCCTACCGCGACCACGCCGTGGAGTACCCGGTGCTCACCGGCGGCTTCATGTGGGCGACCGGCGAGCTGACCCGGGCCTGGTCCACGCTGGCCGAGAGCGGCCTGGCGCCGGGCAGCAATCAGGGCCTGGTCTTCGGCGTGCTGACCTGCATCCTGCTGGCGATCTGCGGCCTGCTGACGATCGCCGCGACCGCGGCCGCCGCCGGCCCGCGCCGGCAGTGGGACGCCGCGATCCTGGCGCTCAGCCCGCTGCTGGTCTTTCACGCCTTCTCCAACTGGGACCTGCTGGCGATGGCGTTCGCCTCCGCAGCGCTGTGGGCCTGGGCTCGCGACCGGCCGGTCGCGGCCGGAGTGCTGATCGGGCTGGGCGCCGCGGCCAAGCTGTACCCGGCGCTGCTGTTCGTGCCGCTGTTCTTGCTGGCCTACCGCACCCGCACCTGGCGGCCGGTGCTGTGGGCCGCCGCGGCGGCGGCCGGCGCGTGGCTGGCGGTGAACCTGCCGGTGGCGCTGGCCTGGACCCCCGGCTGGAAGGAGTTCTACTCCTTCTCCGAATCCCGGCCGGCCGAGGCCAGCACGTTCTGGGCGATGCTCAAGCACTACTTCCCCAGCACCTTCGGCGCCCCCGCCGACTCCGGCTGGTCACCGCCTGGCCTGGCGGTGGCGCTGTTCCTGCTGGCCGCGCTGGCGGGAGTCGGCTGGCTGGCGCTGAGCGCCCCGGTCCGTCCGCGGCTGGCGCAGCTGGCCTTTCTGACCGCGACCGCCTTCCTGTTGACCACGAAGGTGTGGAGCCCGCAGTACTCGATCTGGCTGGTGCCGCTGCTGGCGCTGGCCCGGCCGCGCTGGCGCAGCGCGCTGATCTGGCAGGCCACCGAGATCGCGGTCTGGATCGCCACCCTGCTCTGGCTGCTCGGCGGCAGCGACCCCAACAAGGCGCTGCCCTACGAGGGGCTGACCTGGGTGCTGCTGATCCGCGACGCCACCCTGCTGGTGCTGGTGGCCCTGATCGTGCGTGACATCCGCCGCCCGGAGTCAGACGTGGTGCGCTCGGCGGACGAGCCGGACCCCGGGGCCGGGCTGTTCGCCGCCGCGCCGGCCGACCGGCTGATCGGCGCCCGGGCAGCCAGGCCGTAA
- the rpsR gene encoding 30S ribosomal protein S18, with protein sequence MAKPPLRKPKKKSNPLKTSRIEAIDYKDTALLRKFISDRGKIRARRVTGVSTQQQREIAKAVKNAREMALLPYTSTAR encoded by the coding sequence ATGGCCAAGCCACCGTTACGCAAGCCCAAGAAGAAGTCCAACCCGCTCAAGACCTCGCGGATCGAGGCGATCGACTACAAGGACACCGCCCTGCTGCGCAAGTTCATCTCTGACCGCGGCAAGATCCGTGCCCGGCGAGTGACCGGCGTCAGCACCCAACAGCAGCGCGAGATCGCCAAGGCGGTCAAGAACGCCCGTGAGATGGCGCTGCTGCCCTACACCTCGACCGCACGCTAA
- a CDS encoding DUF4232 domain-containing protein, producing MTPDELDTAVREELRAQARLAPASAPVKAHVLQAARALTMEDKHVGGLRAWLVPMLAAAAVLLVTLGVTAGPKLLRSDGPDRTPPAVSSTSDSPTPSASATSPSPSSTAKPPPASTGAASADAAPNPAPSSTAPQDWYRNLDVNALPHTPGLCPEVLTIGTTDRLTARAVSVPGEPAPLWLLPVTCNGMTNASHPLPIEVFRYSPDGPRLVQTLAYEPGDRRSIMVTAINGEGQNLVLAEKGYSPNDALCCRSLRFSQDYTWSTARSRFVAGPQVDTLLQCTGDQLTVTSTPLTSQSGDARGMLLTYVNDGKEPCTLTGYPGAAIVDAAGQPLADAARTPAGALGGYTSEGSAPRVVLYNRPGSAVIEWVAAQHGGSRCHSEATLLSTPPGTTATRSYGAQPLVCDLQVHPVVFDGDGKG from the coding sequence ATGACGCCCGACGAGCTCGACACCGCTGTCCGCGAAGAACTCCGGGCACAGGCCCGCCTGGCGCCGGCCTCCGCGCCGGTCAAGGCGCATGTGCTGCAGGCGGCCCGTGCCCTGACCATGGAGGACAAGCACGTGGGCGGCCTGCGGGCCTGGCTGGTGCCGATGCTGGCCGCGGCCGCCGTGCTGCTGGTGACCCTCGGTGTCACGGCCGGGCCGAAGCTGCTGCGCTCGGACGGCCCGGACCGCACCCCGCCCGCGGTCAGCTCGACGTCGGACTCACCCACCCCGAGCGCCAGCGCGACGTCACCGTCGCCCAGCTCCACTGCCAAGCCCCCGCCGGCCAGCACCGGGGCCGCTTCCGCCGACGCCGCGCCCAACCCGGCGCCCAGCTCGACGGCGCCGCAGGACTGGTACCGGAATCTGGACGTCAACGCACTGCCGCACACCCCCGGGCTGTGCCCAGAGGTACTGACGATCGGCACGACAGACAGGCTGACTGCTCGAGCGGTCTCGGTGCCGGGCGAGCCGGCGCCGCTGTGGCTGCTGCCGGTCACCTGCAACGGCATGACCAACGCCTCGCATCCGCTTCCGATCGAGGTCTTCCGGTACAGCCCGGACGGCCCGCGACTGGTGCAGACGCTGGCCTATGAGCCCGGCGACCGGCGCTCGATCATGGTCACTGCAATCAACGGCGAGGGCCAGAACCTCGTCCTCGCAGAGAAGGGCTACTCGCCGAATGACGCGCTGTGCTGCCGCAGCCTGCGGTTCAGCCAGGACTACACCTGGAGCACCGCTCGGTCCCGCTTCGTGGCCGGCCCGCAGGTCGACACACTGCTCCAGTGCACCGGTGACCAGCTGACGGTGACCAGCACCCCGTTGACCAGCCAGAGCGGCGACGCCCGCGGCATGCTGCTGACCTACGTCAACGACGGCAAGGAACCCTGCACGCTCACCGGCTATCCGGGCGCCGCGATCGTCGACGCGGCAGGCCAACCGCTGGCCGACGCTGCCCGGACCCCGGCCGGCGCCTTGGGCGGGTACACCTCAGAGGGCAGCGCACCCCGGGTAGTGCTCTACAACAGGCCCGGATCGGCGGTGATCGAGTGGGTCGCGGCGCAGCACGGCGGATCGCGGTGCCACTCTGAGGCCACGCTGCTGAGCACGCCGCCGGGAACCACCGCGACCAGGTCCTACGGCGCCCAGCCCCTGGTGTGTGACCTGCAGGTGCATCCGGTGGTGTTCGACGGAGACGGCAAGGGATAA
- a CDS encoding deoxyribonuclease IV yields MADTLVIGAHVDSTDPLAAAAQVDAAAVQFFLADPQGWKAPKEHPHAEALRATDLTVYVHAPYVINVATTNNRIRVPSRKILAQHAAAAASIGAKGLIVHGGHVGADDDPAVGIDNWRKTFAYQADSGGFPLPILIENTAGGAAAIARHLDRIARLWDAIGEYNPGFCLDTCHAHAGGEDLTGIVDRVKAITGRIDLIHANDSRDTFDSGADRHANIGAGFIEPEAIAAIVRAAGCDVLVETPAAGQAEDISFLRSKAA; encoded by the coding sequence ATGGCTGACACCCTCGTCATCGGCGCGCACGTCGACTCCACCGACCCGCTGGCCGCGGCCGCCCAGGTCGACGCCGCCGCGGTCCAGTTCTTCCTTGCCGACCCGCAGGGCTGGAAGGCGCCCAAGGAGCACCCGCATGCCGAGGCGTTGCGGGCCACCGACCTGACCGTCTACGTGCACGCCCCGTACGTCATCAACGTGGCGACCACCAACAACCGGATCAGGGTCCCGAGCCGCAAGATCCTGGCCCAGCACGCCGCGGCGGCCGCCTCGATCGGCGCCAAGGGACTGATCGTGCACGGCGGCCACGTCGGCGCCGACGACGACCCGGCGGTCGGCATCGACAACTGGCGCAAGACCTTCGCCTACCAGGCCGACAGCGGCGGTTTCCCGCTGCCGATCCTGATCGAGAACACCGCCGGCGGCGCCGCCGCGATCGCCCGGCACCTGGACCGGATCGCCCGGTTGTGGGACGCGATCGGCGAGTACAACCCCGGCTTCTGCCTCGACACCTGCCACGCCCACGCCGGAGGCGAGGACCTGACCGGCATCGTCGACCGGGTCAAGGCGATCACCGGCCGGATCGACCTGATCCACGCCAACGACAGCCGCGACACCTTCGACTCCGGCGCTGACCGGCACGCCAACATCGGCGCCGGGTTCATCGAGCCCGAGGCGATCGCGGCCATCGTGCGGGCCGCCGGCTGCGACGTCCTGGTCGAGACGCCGGCCGCCGGTCAGGCCGAGGACATCAGCTTCCTGCGCAGCAAGGCAGCCTGA
- a CDS encoding GNAT family N-acetyltransferase, translating into MTSQATLRTRRLSLVPLAEEHLDYEVELDSDPEVMRYLGNGTARTRADVLRYHRARLAAAELVPGLGFWVGLHDGDFVGWWLLEPPQRADQGPVEGQAELGYRLLRRHWRQGFASEGARELLRHGFTDLGLRRIFAETMAVNEASRATMTSIGLRHVRTFHADWDEPIPGAEHGEVEYAITREQWQASALTETP; encoded by the coding sequence GTGACTAGCCAGGCGACACTGCGCACCCGACGGCTCAGCCTCGTGCCGCTGGCCGAGGAGCACCTGGACTACGAGGTGGAACTCGACTCCGACCCCGAGGTGATGCGCTATCTCGGCAATGGCACGGCCCGCACCCGCGCCGACGTGCTGCGCTACCACCGTGCCCGGCTAGCCGCGGCTGAGCTGGTGCCAGGGCTGGGCTTCTGGGTCGGCTTGCACGACGGGGATTTCGTGGGCTGGTGGCTCCTCGAACCGCCGCAGCGCGCGGACCAGGGGCCGGTCGAGGGCCAGGCCGAGCTTGGCTACCGGCTGCTACGGCGGCACTGGCGGCAGGGCTTTGCCAGCGAAGGCGCTCGCGAGCTGCTCCGGCACGGCTTCACCGACCTGGGGCTGCGCCGGATCTTCGCCGAGACGATGGCAGTCAACGAAGCCTCCCGGGCGACCATGACCTCGATCGGGCTGCGGCACGTGCGCACCTTCCACGCCGACTGGGACGAGCCGATCCCCGGGGCCGAGCACGGCGAAGTCGAGTACGCGATCACCCGAGAGCAGTGGCAGGCATCGGCGTTGACGGAGACTCCCTGA
- the rplI gene encoding 50S ribosomal protein L9, with amino-acid sequence MKIILTREVTGLGVPGDIVEVADGYGRNYLVPRGVAINWSKGAEKQITQIRRAQDSREIRGLDHAKEIKAQLEGLSVTLRARAGDGGKLFGSVTQSDVANAVKAAGGPTVDKKRVHLPGHIKTTGAHTVTIELHPDVVATVPVTVAPNK; translated from the coding sequence ATGAAGATCATCCTGACTCGTGAGGTGACCGGCCTCGGCGTCCCCGGCGACATCGTCGAGGTGGCTGACGGCTACGGCCGCAACTACCTGGTGCCGCGCGGTGTGGCGATCAACTGGAGCAAGGGCGCGGAGAAGCAGATCACCCAGATCCGTCGCGCCCAGGACTCGCGGGAGATCCGCGGCCTCGACCACGCCAAAGAGATCAAGGCCCAGCTTGAGGGTCTGTCGGTCACGCTCAGGGCGCGTGCCGGCGACGGCGGCAAGTTGTTCGGCTCGGTGACCCAGTCCGACGTCGCCAACGCCGTCAAGGCCGCTGGTGGCCCCACGGTGGACAAGAAGCGGGTGCACCTGCCCGGGCACATCAAGACCACCGGGGCGCACACCGTGACCATCGAGCTGCACCCTGACGTGGTGGCCACCGTGCCGGTCACCGTCGCGCCTAACAAGTAG
- a CDS encoding nitroreductase family protein gives MAYTIPLNPDELLTTTRSVRKRLDLTRPVPRELIRDCLEVALQAPSGSNRQDWHWIVVTDADQRRAVGEVYRRATEEYLASSGAAGKLFAHDPARAAIQSRVGDSVAYLAEHMSEVPVLVLPCIQTASLGEGTQAGLWGSLLPAAWNFMLAARARGLGTAWTSLHLNYEREVATILGLPDDLHQGVLIPTAYYTGASFRPAPRQPLDEVLHWDRW, from the coding sequence ATGGCCTACACGATCCCGTTGAACCCGGACGAGCTGCTCACCACCACCCGGTCGGTGCGCAAACGGCTGGACCTGACCCGGCCGGTTCCGAGGGAGCTCATTCGGGACTGCCTGGAGGTGGCGCTGCAGGCGCCGTCGGGGTCAAACCGGCAGGACTGGCACTGGATCGTGGTGACCGACGCCGATCAGCGGCGCGCGGTCGGCGAGGTTTACCGCCGAGCCACCGAGGAATACCTGGCCTCCTCCGGCGCGGCCGGCAAGCTGTTCGCCCACGACCCGGCGCGGGCGGCGATTCAAAGCCGAGTGGGCGACAGCGTCGCCTACCTGGCCGAGCACATGTCCGAGGTGCCGGTGCTGGTGTTGCCTTGCATCCAAACCGCCTCGCTCGGCGAGGGCACCCAGGCCGGGCTCTGGGGGTCGCTGCTGCCGGCGGCCTGGAATTTCATGCTGGCCGCCCGCGCCCGCGGGCTCGGCACCGCCTGGACCTCCCTGCACCTCAACTACGAGCGCGAGGTCGCGACGATCCTCGGACTGCCCGACGACCTGCATCAGGGTGTGCTGATCCCCACCGCCTACTACACCGGCGCCAGCTTCCGGCCAGCCCCCCGGCAGCCGCTCGACGAGGTCCTGCACTGGGACCGTTGGTGA